Sequence from the Wielerella bovis genome:
TTTGTTGTGTTGAAAATCCTGTAAACGCAGCCAGTTGCCATTTTCCAGCTAAAGGCAAAGATGGTGCATTTTGTTGATTGACAATCGTATTCTGCTGATTGGGTATAGACGTGGTACACGCGCAGAGTAACGCTGCACATAAAAGTGGTAAAAATTTCATGATAAAAATTCTCCTACTAATGTTTTCAGGCTACACTATTCTACTGGCAACACTTTTTCTTGCAAAGCAGGGAACAATTCACGTTCTTCAAAACGCGCATGGTCGCGTAATAATGTGGCAAAAGTCGTATTCCATTGTGCGCTATCAAATTGGGCAGCCTGAAACAAACGGCGTAATTGCGCATGCTCCTGTTCAAAACGTGTTTGCAAATCTGTCCGATTGAGTATTGTCCACAAAGGTGCAAATTGCGTTTCTTCGACACGAAAGTGTGTTTCCAAATCCACAAAATGCGCCGTAATTTCTTCACGATAATTGTTTTCAGGCTGCCTTAAAATACGCAAACACAATGCCAATGTATGATGATGCTCTTGCGAAAGTTTGATTAAAGTGGAATGTCGTTTCATTTGATAAACCTTTTTACAAGATTATGATGTCAGTCGCGAAATAGCAAATTACAACTTTTGCAAATATAGTCTTTTAAAATCAAAATAATACAGCATTATTAATTTCAAGCCAATAACAATATCTATAAAAATAAGAAGTCTAACAAATGGAAGATGACGTATAGCCGTTTCAAATTACATATAGAGAGTGAGAACCTGTATTCAATTTAAACCAGTATATACGCACATATTCAAACTGCTCTCGCTAGATTTTAATCAGAAGCAAAGTGTTTTTCTTTGATTATCATGAAATTGAGAGATGGCTTAAAAGAGATGGCTTAAAAGCAGAGAAGGTTTGATTCAAATACGAAAAAAGCAACTTAAAAATCAAAGTTGCTTTATTGGGTTATGATGTGAGTTATTAATCTAAATAAATCGTATGGCGCACCCGACTGGGTTCGAACCGGCGACCTTCAGCTTCGGAAACTGACGCTCTTCCAACTGAGCTACGGGTACGGCGCACTCATTAAAGAGTGAAAGCATACCCGAAATTTTATTTTTTGGCAAAATTTTCCACAAACACTGCAAATTAAACAAAGCAAAATCATATTATTTTATATTTAGGATTGGAAACCCCGATTGAATTCAGTATAATCACGCAAATTCATGTTAATGTAAATTAACAATACAAACCACTTTCTTCTCACAACCCTAAAATGGCGAGAATAATTCCATGAATTCATCTAAAAATAAAGTACGCGGTTCAGCAATGGTTACTTTGTTGGGCGGCATTATTATCCTAGTATCAGTTATTGTTTTATTAGCAAAATTGGCAAATAGTGGCTACCATAGTGAAGTGGCACAAACAACAGAAAGTGCAACAGAAACTCGTATTATGCCAAGTGGTCGCTTACAGTTGGGCGATGGTGCAGAACCAGGACAGCGCACAGGTCAGCAAGTATTTGATAAAATTTGTGCGCAATGCCATGCAGCAGATAGTGTTACACCAGACTCTCCCAAAATTACGCATAACGACCAATGGACTGCTCGAATTGCGCAAGGTTTTGATGTTTTAGTGCGTCATGCGATTGACGGCTTTAATACCATGCCTGCTCGTGGCGGTTCTCCTGATTTGACAGATGACGAGGTAGCGCGTGCGGTGGCGTATATGGCCAATCAATCAGGTGCTAATTTTACTGAACCTGCTGTGGGTGCAAAAGCCACAGCGAATGCTGAAACAGCTTCGGCAGCCGCTACTTCTTCCGTTGCAGATGCTGGTGATCGTGGTAAAGAAGTATATGATACAACTTGTTATGTATGTCATGCAGCAACTTCGGTTATCCCTAATACGCCACGCATTACCAAAAATGATGAATGGGCACCACGTATTCAAAAAGGTAAAGCTACTTTGTTAGAAAATGCAATGAAAGGTTTCAATGCAATGCCTGCCAAAGGTGGTAATCCAAACTTGACAGAAGCGGATATGAAAGCAGCCATTGATTATATGGTAAAACAGTCTGGTGGTTAATCGTTAAGCAATATATAATAATATACAAACACGGTATTTATTGGAAATACCGTGTTTTTTGTTTTCATGCTGCCTAAATAAGTTGTGTAAAAGTTTCAGGCTGCTTTTTTAGCTTAAGACAACCTAAAACTAGGCTATTCATTTTCATGTATAGTCGTTCTTTCTTATGCTGATTTGTATATATGGTGAATTCAATTTAAACCAGTACAGCGTTGCCAGCTCCCTTATGTACTATATGTACACGGCGGTCGCTGTCGCCTTGTCCTGATTTAAATTGAATCCACCATAGTATATTCTGTTCTCTTGTCTTCCTTATTTCCATTTTAAACAACTAATAGATGTGAATCCATCATTGGAAGATATATGAAATCATGTTTCTTTGCCAGAAAATCAGATTCACATCTGCACGAAAATAATAATGGAATGTGGTTTTAAAATTTCATTTCCAAACTAACAGTAAAGTTTCTACCAGGCGCAGCATAGCGAGCAGAACGGATACTTTGGTCTTGATTCACAGCATTGGCGGAAGATTGACGTACATTTTCCCATGTGCTGTATTTGCGATTAGTTAGGTTATAGATACCACTACGCAGGGTAAATTTCTGTCTTAAGTTGTAATAAGCGGTCAAATCGTAAATATACCATGCACGAGTACGCTTACCTGCGATTTGGACAATATTACCGCCACCGTAGATTTTGCTGCCTGTCAATTCGTCATTGCGTTTAGCTTTGGAGTAAGTGCCGCTTAAATTAAACCCCCATTTCCCTTCTGGTTGGTCATAACCTATGCCTGCAACAAAACGACCAGGTTGAACAGCTTCCATAGTGGGTTCGGAAACATTGATGTAACCTTCATGTAGCTTGCGTTCTTTTATTTTGACACGATTGTAGGCAAAATTGGAATATAGCCCTTCAGGCAGCCTATTGCTAATACCTGCCCAGTCTATTTTGCCCAAAATATTGATGCCATTTAGTTTCACGTCTTGAGTGTTATAAAAATCAGCAACATAACCCAATTGCGGGAAACGCTTGTCGGCACGAGCAAGCAGGTTTTTGTAGTCATTTTGGAATACACTTGTTTCTATGACACCAAAGTCGCCTTTGATTGCCAAGCCAATTTCTTGATTGAATGCTTTTTCGGCTTTCAATGGTTTGCGATTTAGGAAGTCAGCTTGGGTGTATGGATTGTTTTTCTCGGATGCCCCTGTACGTATGCCGTATAGTTCATAAAAAGCAGGAACGCGGAAACCATTAGAAACACGGTATGACAGTGTTAGATATTCGCTAGGTTTAAGACTTAATCCTGCATTCCATGACCAATTGCGGTATGAGCCACTTTTAATCCATGGGTCACTGGAGCGGAAACTGTGGCTATCATGACGCACACCCAATCCCAAATCGGCATATTTACCAAATGCAATATGGTCTCGTAGAGAAATGTAATGCTGTTTACCTGTGATAACACGTGGTGTGCAGTCACGATTATCGCTTGCATTGTTATTGCAGCCATTAATTTGTACTAATGCAGGTAGTATGTTTTCACGCTCGTAAATATGAGGGTCATCATAAGTACCGCGTCCACTTTTATGGATATAGGCAGGCATCTTGGTGTATTCAGAATAAATATCGCCGTGTTTCATGGTAGAACGGTGGTTACCGAAACCTGCAGCTATACTCAATTTATGGGCAATAAACCCTAATCTGAATGCTTTTTCCCAATTGAATTGAGCCAAATTGAGGATTTCCTGATAATCATTTTTCTCAGTACTGTAATTTGACCACGGTTTGTCCAAGCTAGCACGGCAGCGTTCAGCTTTCGGATAATCGGTACAATTAGTACGATGGATGCGACTGGCCAGTTTCAAGTCTTGACGGTCAAAACTGGCGGTGAATTTATCTACCCATGTGTTTTTTTCAGGATTTTGATAACGATAGAACAGCCCGATGCGATTTTTGTTGTGATGTTCATCAAAAAATTTGCCACGTGTATAACGCACACCACGATATTGATTACCTGCGTCAAATACCAAGCCATCCAAAGGATTATTAGTAGCAGTCATGCCACCATTGCCATGACCATTTTTATCCAACGTTTGGCAGCTTGATGAGGTGGGACAAATATCTTCGCGAGTATAATAAGCACGTTGGGTCATATCACGGATGTCATACTGCTGCTTGGTGTATTCCAAAACACCACCAACATAATGGTTAGGCAAGAAACGGTAGCCGCCTTTCCAAAAGAAAGAACGACTTTTGTAATCCATGGGATTAGGGCTGATACGGTCAGGACCTGTGTAATCTTTGGCGTTGGCAGTACGAACAGGATAGGGCATTTTATCAGCTTGAGCTTGTTCTTCGGGACTTAATCCTAAACGCGGTTGTTGATTGATGTGATTAACGCTTGCTTTGGCTCGGCGACAGCTCAAACTCAAAGTAGGACATTCATCAGCAATGATGTAATACGTTTGCGATCTAGTACCTGATGGCAAACCAGGTCTAACATCGTATTCATTAAAATAGCCTTCTAATGGACGATAAGTGTGCTGCACATCTTCGGCAGCGGAATGAATACTGGTTTCCTTACCTGTTCGATGAGTTAAAATTGCCAAGCTATCAAAACTACCTATTCTGAATGCGCCTGCTACGGATTGAGTAAGTTGGCTGTTTTTGCTGCTGTATGCGGTTTTACTATCCAAACCCCAGTTTTGTCCCTGCTTGATTACGTCGTTGGCTTCTTTGGTACGAAAACCCACTGCACCGCCCAAAGCACCGCTGCCATATTCAGCTGAGCTAGAACCCTTGCTCAATTCAATAGATTTAATGTTTTCGTATTCAATTTCATTAATCGCACCGCCATTCGCATCGGATTTGAGCGTCGCATAAGATTGTGCCTGCCCTAAACCGTCCACTAACATAGCAACGCGGTTTTTGTCTACACCGCGCATTGCATAGCCTGAAGTAGCACCACGTCCCTGTTCTACCACAGAAATTCCAGGGTCGTAGCGAGTTAAATCACGGATGTTTAAAATCAGTTCTTTATCAATGTCTTCACTACTTTTAACCACTTTACCTAATCCTGTTACTTCATTTTGACGTTTGCTGATGCGACGTTTAGCGTGTACATGGATGGTTTCTAACTCTTGTGTGATTTCTTCATCTGTTGACGTTTTATTGGTGGCTGAAGCATAGTTAGAGGATAAAATAGTACTAACAGCTAGCACAATCAGTTTGAATTGAAATAAAGATTTTGTAGACATTGTTTTTCTTCCATATAATTAAATTGATTGAAAATAATATTTCAGGCTGCTTAATTTATTTTTCTGACGCCTTTGAACCTGTGTCCATAATCTTAATAGCTTACTTTGTATTTCTATTTCATGCGTCTACTATCGTTCGTCTTGCATTCACTATAAAATTAAGCTATCAATATTGTGAAGATAGGTTGTTCAAATAATGATGCTGCCTGAAAAGAGATTTCAGGCAGCATCATGAGTAAGCTTATTTCACCACTTGGCGTTTACCACCAAATACGCCACCAACTTTGTCCTTACCATCTTCGGCAGAATGCAGCGTACCACCAATTTCTGCACCGGTAGGACCAAAGAATGCGCCTTTGACTTCAGCATCCAAATGCACGAACACACCACTTCCACCTTTATCGATGTTAAAACCACTCACATCAGTTTTGGCACGTCCTGTGAAACCATTTTTATCTATACTGCCTGATAATGTGAACGCAGGTTTGTCTTCGCTACCATTGGTATCAATCAGCTTACCAGTGAAAGTTTTTGAGCCGAAATCAAAGTCAAAACGACTACGGCTAGCATGGGCTGCATCACCTGCTTCAACACTGCCTACACGGTTATTTTGGCTCCAAAAGTTAGCTTGCCATGTGCCACGATAATGCGCTTGACCTGTGGGCATAGCTGCAAGTGGTGTACGTTCGCCTTGCAAAAAGAAAGCCCCATTGACGATTTGAGTGATACCACCTGTAGTTTGTTTTTCGCCATAACTACCAAATTTCACATAGTCCAAATTGTTACAACATACAGTTACGCTATACTGCTTGCCCTGATGTTCTCGTTCCACTGTTTCAATGAATTTCATGTCGGCAAATTTAGTTTTGCCTTCAGGCAACAAAGGAAACTGTCTGCCGTCTAACACCAAATAGGCTGCATTACCGAAAGTATCTAGTGTGTTTTTTTTCAGGCTGCCTGAATCAATTTTCTCTGCATCAAATAAAGTTTGCAGCTGATCAGCAGGTAGATTATTGTCACGCTTACCGCCAAATACAGCAAATAGGGAATTGTTGTCGGTCAAAAATTTACCTGCCAACTCTTCAGCATTCGGACCGAAAAATCCACCTTCCAAATTTTCTGAATCTTTGCCAAAGATACTGTGTGATTTATTTTCTGCTGTTGCTGAGCCTTTGAAACGATTACCTTTAATGTCAGCGGTAATGTTGTATCGTTTGTTCACAGTTTGAGCATCGTCTGCATTTGCAATATAACCATTGCTGTTCAGGCTGCCTGAAAGTTTTTTGTTAGCAAAATCAGCTGTGAATTCGGCACTGTGACCAATACCCTTACCTGTATGACGGCGATTGACCGCTTCATCCATTGAAGTAGCACCAATGGCATTGCCTGGAAGAGCATTGGCAGGATTGTTATCCTGCGTAAAATCATCAGCCAAGATATTACGATTTTTATCAGCATCACTGACAAAATCCCAATAACCTTTGTATGTTACAGTTTGCGTGGGCAGGGAAACCGCAGGGCTGCTGCCTTGATAAAACACATAACCAGCCCATCCACCAGGGAAAATATCTTGCGTGAGACTCGAACCTGAACCTTGGCGATTGGTAAACTCCATACGACGGTTGCCTAGCACATAACCTAAACGCACATACGTCAAATCACGTTTATGTGCCAAATTTGCATTGTTGTGTGAATAATCTATGTCATAGGAATCATCGTGTTTATTATGCTTTTCCAATTCGGCAGTAAAATATTGCGAAACTTGGTTCAATGCCACATTGATAGGCTTAACTTTATCGGCAGTAATAGCCACTTGGGCGTTATCTTCTACTGTACCTGTAGTTGGTTTAGGTGCTGTATTGCGGCGCGGTACTTCCACAGCATACCCCAAAGACGGTTGATTGATTTCCTTGATTTGCTCCGCCGTATCACGACGTGGATTGGAAGTATCATCCTGATAAGTCGGCTTTACCATACCAACTGTGGCATTATGATTAACATCGTCTAAATCAAAACTCCCTTTACCTGAAGCGCAGGCAGAAAATAAAACCGCACTAAATACGGAAATTCCTAATAATTTCAAAGATGACATCGCCTCTATCCTTTGTTTATGATAAATAATTACCAAATTATGAAAATAATAACAATTATTATTATGTATTATTTTGTTAAAAAATTCAAATCATTTTTATTAAATAGCTAATGTATGAAAATAAGAACCTGTGTTCGTAAGATTGATGGCTTGATTTTATTGTCAATTCATGCGAATACAAGGCGGCTTCCCACGCCAATATTGAACATATTGGCGTGGGAAGCCAACGCAGTAGTCGTATGAAGTAGCGATAAAAGCAAGCTATTAAGATTATGAACACAGGTTCTAAATAATTCAATGCAGCACAGGGATAAATTGGGATGTTATATAGTGAAGTAAAATAAGAAAGATGCAAGGCGACCACGCCCCCGTGTACAAATAGTACATAAGGGCGTGGACAACGAAGCAGATTTCT
This genomic interval carries:
- a CDS encoding hemerythrin domain-containing protein yields the protein MKRHSTLIKLSQEHHHTLALCLRILRQPENNYREEITAHFVDLETHFRVEETQFAPLWTILNRTDLQTRFEQEHAQLRRLFQAAQFDSAQWNTTFATLLRDHARFEERELFPALQEKVLPVE
- a CDS encoding transferrin-binding protein-like solute binding protein; translation: MSSLKLLGISVFSAVLFSACASGKGSFDLDDVNHNATVGMVKPTYQDDTSNPRRDTAEQIKEINQPSLGYAVEVPRRNTAPKPTTGTVEDNAQVAITADKVKPINVALNQVSQYFTAELEKHNKHDDSYDIDYSHNNANLAHKRDLTYVRLGYVLGNRRMEFTNRQGSGSSLTQDIFPGGWAGYVFYQGSSPAVSLPTQTVTYKGYWDFVSDADKNRNILADDFTQDNNPANALPGNAIGATSMDEAVNRRHTGKGIGHSAEFTADFANKKLSGSLNSNGYIANADDAQTVNKRYNITADIKGNRFKGSATAENKSHSIFGKDSENLEGGFFGPNAEELAGKFLTDNNSLFAVFGGKRDNNLPADQLQTLFDAEKIDSGSLKKNTLDTFGNAAYLVLDGRQFPLLPEGKTKFADMKFIETVEREHQGKQYSVTVCCNNLDYVKFGSYGEKQTTGGITQIVNGAFFLQGERTPLAAMPTGQAHYRGTWQANFWSQNNRVGSVEAGDAAHASRSRFDFDFGSKTFTGKLIDTNGSEDKPAFTLSGSIDKNGFTGRAKTDVSGFNIDKGGSGVFVHLDAEVKGAFFGPTGAEIGGTLHSAEDGKDKVGGVFGGKRQVVK
- a CDS encoding c-type cytochrome, which translates into the protein MNSSKNKVRGSAMVTLLGGIIILVSVIVLLAKLANSGYHSEVAQTTESATETRIMPSGRLQLGDGAEPGQRTGQQVFDKICAQCHAADSVTPDSPKITHNDQWTARIAQGFDVLVRHAIDGFNTMPARGGSPDLTDDEVARAVAYMANQSGANFTEPAVGAKATANAETASAAATSSVADAGDRGKEVYDTTCYVCHAATSVIPNTPRITKNDEWAPRIQKGKATLLENAMKGFNAMPAKGGNPNLTEADMKAAIDYMVKQSGG
- a CDS encoding lactoferrin/transferrin family TonB-dependent receptor — its product is MSTKSLFQFKLIVLAVSTILSSNYASATNKTSTDEEITQELETIHVHAKRRISKRQNEVTGLGKVVKSSEDIDKELILNIRDLTRYDPGISVVEQGRGATSGYAMRGVDKNRVAMLVDGLGQAQSYATLKSDANGGAINEIEYENIKSIELSKGSSSAEYGSGALGGAVGFRTKEANDVIKQGQNWGLDSKTAYSSKNSQLTQSVAGAFRIGSFDSLAILTHRTGKETSIHSAAEDVQHTYRPLEGYFNEYDVRPGLPSGTRSQTYYIIADECPTLSLSCRRAKASVNHINQQPRLGLSPEEQAQADKMPYPVRTANAKDYTGPDRISPNPMDYKSRSFFWKGGYRFLPNHYVGGVLEYTKQQYDIRDMTQRAYYTREDICPTSSSCQTLDKNGHGNGGMTATNNPLDGLVFDAGNQYRGVRYTRGKFFDEHHNKNRIGLFYRYQNPEKNTWVDKFTASFDRQDLKLASRIHRTNCTDYPKAERCRASLDKPWSNYSTEKNDYQEILNLAQFNWEKAFRLGFIAHKLSIAAGFGNHRSTMKHGDIYSEYTKMPAYIHKSGRGTYDDPHIYERENILPALVQINGCNNNASDNRDCTPRVITGKQHYISLRDHIAFGKYADLGLGVRHDSHSFRSSDPWIKSGSYRNWSWNAGLSLKPSEYLTLSYRVSNGFRVPAFYELYGIRTGASEKNNPYTQADFLNRKPLKAEKAFNQEIGLAIKGDFGVIETSVFQNDYKNLLARADKRFPQLGYVADFYNTQDVKLNGINILGKIDWAGISNRLPEGLYSNFAYNRVKIKERKLHEGYINVSEPTMEAVQPGRFVAGIGYDQPEGKWGFNLSGTYSKAKRNDELTGSKIYGGGNIVQIAGKRTRAWYIYDLTAYYNLRQKFTLRSGIYNLTNRKYSTWENVRQSSANAVNQDQSIRSARYAAPGRNFTVSLEMKF